A single genomic interval of Alistipes provencensis harbors:
- a CDS encoding PKD domain-containing protein, translating to MKKNYARIVLLLLSALLPVGFLAGCSDADNGDGSYLLKKEDISVNRPDGGFKALVNQPFRIEVKSVSDEGVSYEWSLGDSKIADSKNLEYTFTSLGTFTLTLHVSQGTTVFDYDFEVIVTTDYVLKQEDITVEEPEGGFRAKVDQLFRIEVSSVSDDGVSYLWFEDEEPVSQTKNLEHMFSHGGAIGLTLTVSQGDISFNYYFTVFVEYAPIDPPAEGANPYITKVFDYMPAVGQFTNTLPLYEEGDTQETMNQKVLDAIGNNKRGMITLGGFGGYVTVGFDHTIQNVEGLRDFRVLGNAFYANANPNPDAPEGGSCEPGVIMVAYDPDNLGPDNVQWYEIQGSAHADPTKEPWYEMAKINGNDVNIYFDYRITYYRPDREPASRDEWDTYIKWEDNQGNSGYKVKNQYHSQPYYPLWAGNTLTFTGTCLPQNAIDESGSGTYFVLYKFRYGYADNEINSYDDSSIDISWAVDASGNSVNLPGVDYIKIYTGVNQENGWLGECSTEIMGVEDLHLLKEEIHTRR from the coding sequence ATGAAAAAAAATTACGCGCGAATCGTTTTACTGCTTCTGTCGGCGTTACTTCCGGTCGGATTTCTTGCCGGGTGCAGCGACGCTGATAACGGAGACGGCAGTTATCTCCTGAAAAAGGAAGATATCTCCGTAAACCGGCCCGACGGGGGATTTAAGGCTCTGGTCAACCAGCCTTTCCGGATCGAAGTGAAAAGCGTTTCGGATGAGGGCGTTTCCTATGAATGGTCTCTCGGCGATTCGAAAATAGCCGATTCGAAGAATCTGGAATACACCTTCACTTCGTTGGGAACATTCACCCTGACGCTGCATGTCAGCCAGGGAACGACCGTCTTCGACTATGATTTCGAGGTCATAGTAACCACCGATTATGTACTCAAACAGGAAGATATAACCGTCGAAGAGCCGGAAGGCGGATTCAGGGCCAAGGTCGACCAACTGTTTCGGATAGAAGTAAGCAGCGTGTCCGACGACGGTGTTTCTTACTTATGGTTCGAGGATGAGGAGCCTGTCTCTCAAACCAAGAATCTCGAGCACATGTTTTCACATGGCGGCGCTATCGGTTTGACATTAACAGTATCGCAAGGGGATATCTCCTTTAATTATTATTTCACTGTTTTTGTCGAATACGCTCCTATCGACCCGCCTGCGGAAGGGGCGAATCCCTACATCACCAAGGTCTTCGACTACATGCCGGCAGTCGGACAATTTACCAATACGCTGCCGCTGTACGAGGAGGGGGATACGCAGGAGACAATGAATCAGAAAGTGCTGGACGCCATCGGCAATAACAAACGCGGAATGATCACCCTCGGCGGATTCGGCGGCTATGTAACGGTCGGTTTCGACCATACAATCCAGAATGTCGAAGGATTGCGCGACTTCCGGGTTTTAGGCAATGCCTTTTATGCAAATGCCAATCCCAATCCGGATGCTCCAGAGGGCGGAAGCTGTGAGCCCGGGGTAATCATGGTGGCCTATGATCCCGACAATCTCGGGCCGGACAACGTACAATGGTATGAAATACAAGGTAGCGCCCACGCAGATCCTACCAAGGAACCGTGGTATGAAATGGCGAAGATCAATGGTAACGATGTAAACATTTACTTCGATTACCGGATAACCTATTACCGCCCTGACCGAGAACCGGCATCGAGAGACGAATGGGATACTTATATAAAATGGGAGGATAATCAGGGAAATTCCGGCTACAAAGTGAAAAATCAGTACCATTCACAACCGTATTATCCGCTTTGGGCCGGAAATACGCTGACGTTTACAGGTACATGTCTGCCCCAGAATGCCATTGACGAGAGCGGTTCGGGCACCTATTTCGTTCTTTACAAATTCCGCTACGGCTATGCGGACAATGAAATCAACAGCTATGACGATTCGTCGATCGATATAAGCTGGGCTGTCGATGCGAGCGGAAACAGCGTCAACCTGCCGGGAGTCGATTATATAAAAATATACACCGGAGTCAACCAGGAGAACGGTTGGCTTGGGGAATGTTCGACCGAAATAATGGGGGTTGAAGACCTGCATTTGCTCAAAGAGGAAATACACACAAGGCGATAA
- a CDS encoding DUF3440 domain-containing protein translates to MNVYERTQQRLKTVFDLFDNIYVSFSGGKDSGVLLNLCIDYVRHHGLHRRIGVFHMDYEIQYRDTLDYVDRTLAANADILDVYRVCVPFKVQTCTSMFRQYWRPWEESKRDVWVREMPEGSLTRRDFPFFTDEMWDYEFQNRFAEWLHARSGAARTCCLIGIRTQESFNRWRTIYSDRNHHRFGGKRWIRQWVGGGICNAYPLYDWLTTDIWTANGRFGWPYNRLYDLFYRAGVPLDSQRVASPFISPAIASLHLYKAIDPDTWGRMVGRVDGANFAALYGRTAAVGWQSVRLPKGMTWERYMHFLLSTLPGPTRRNYLEKLSVSIRFWREKGGCLSEETIARLQKAGIRIEVGDRSAYRTDKRPVRMEYLDDTDLPEFSQLPTFKRICICILKNDHACKYMGFSPNKSETQRRRKIMEKYESLLRTSDREKLPEPCL, encoded by the coding sequence ATGAACGTCTACGAGCGGACACAGCAGCGGTTGAAAACGGTCTTCGACCTTTTCGACAACATCTACGTCTCCTTTTCCGGCGGCAAGGACAGCGGCGTGCTGCTCAACCTCTGCATCGACTACGTCCGGCATCACGGACTGCACCGCCGGATCGGGGTATTCCACATGGATTACGAAATCCAGTACCGCGACACGCTCGATTATGTGGACCGGACGCTGGCCGCGAACGCCGACATTCTCGATGTCTACCGGGTCTGCGTGCCGTTCAAGGTCCAGACCTGCACCTCGATGTTCCGGCAGTACTGGCGGCCGTGGGAGGAGTCGAAGCGGGACGTTTGGGTACGGGAGATGCCCGAAGGATCTCTCACGCGGCGCGACTTCCCGTTCTTCACTGACGAAATGTGGGACTACGAATTCCAGAACCGCTTCGCCGAATGGCTCCACGCACGCAGCGGCGCGGCGCGCACATGCTGTCTGATCGGCATCCGCACGCAGGAGAGCTTCAACCGCTGGCGCACGATATACAGCGACCGCAACCACCACCGGTTCGGCGGAAAACGGTGGATACGGCAATGGGTCGGCGGCGGCATCTGCAACGCCTATCCGCTCTACGACTGGCTGACGACCGATATCTGGACGGCGAACGGACGTTTCGGCTGGCCCTACAACCGGCTGTACGACCTTTTCTACCGGGCCGGCGTGCCGCTCGACAGTCAGCGCGTGGCCAGTCCGTTCATCTCGCCGGCCATCGCCAGCCTGCACCTCTACAAAGCCATCGATCCGGACACATGGGGACGCATGGTCGGCCGGGTCGACGGAGCCAATTTCGCGGCGCTGTACGGCAGGACGGCGGCAGTCGGCTGGCAGTCGGTGCGTCTGCCGAAGGGAATGACGTGGGAGCGTTACATGCACTTCCTGCTCTCGACCCTTCCGGGGCCGACGCGGCGCAACTATCTGGAAAAACTCTCCGTGAGCATCCGCTTCTGGCGCGAAAAGGGCGGATGTCTCTCCGAGGAGACCATCGCCAGACTGCAAAAGGCCGGCATCCGCATCGAAGTCGGCGACAGGAGCGCCTACCGCACCGACAAGCGTCCGGTGCGCATGGAGTATCTCGACGACACGGACCTGCCGGAATTCAGCCAGCTGCCCACGTTCAAGCGTATCTGCATCTGCATCCTGAAAAACGACCACGCCTGCAAATACATGGGTTTTTCGCCCAACAAAAGCGAAACGCAGCGCCGCAGGAAAATCATGGAAAAATATGAATCGCTATTACGAACATCCGACCGAGAAAAACTTCCGGAGCCCTGTCTATAA
- a CDS encoding helix-turn-helix domain-containing protein, translated as MNDWITRSSPEYMELREKAMEALERIDHMMDTLPSCLCTETYLTANEVCTMLRLSKRSLQNYRDERVIPYTTIGGKILYPLSEIVNILKKNQIETIQ; from the coding sequence ATGAATGATTGGATTACCCGAAGCAGTCCGGAATACATGGAACTGCGAGAGAAAGCAATGGAAGCGCTCGAAAGAATCGACCATATGATGGATACCCTACCCTCCTGTCTCTGTACGGAAACCTATTTAACAGCAAATGAAGTCTGCACCATGCTTAGATTGAGCAAGCGCTCGCTTCAGAATTATAGAGATGAGCGAGTGATCCCCTATACGACAATCGGAGGAAAGATTCTTTATCCACTGTCTGAAATAGTGAACATACTAAAAAAGAATCAGATCGAAACAATCCAGTAA
- a CDS encoding TonB-dependent receptor → MAIDEVTVLGKQNKAIVPAQILSGEKLQRLNSHSVSDALRYFSGVQIKDYGGIGGLKTVNIRSMGSQHVGVFYDGIQIGNAQNGTVDLGKFSLDNMELVSVYNGQKSDIFQSARDFASASAVYMVTRRPVFESGRRNRFNVKLKGGSFDLIDVSALWEHRISENLSSSANIEYLNTSGKYKFRYHKDGGYDTTEVRRNGDVWFLRAEAALFGKVKRGEWQAKGYFYNSERGYPGAAVKKDYGISLLNEDRQKDRNFFFQGSLRQEVTDFYSYKIQAKYANDYMNYVMPPESTVQPMDNHYWQQEVYVTAANLFAFTPWWTANLSTDFQWNKLDADGTDMFNAHFIEPRRYTLLGAIATSVNLKRFSVQASLLYTYVHDRSARRMETAPDKNVFSPTVVASYRPFEKIGLDIRAFYKEIFRMPTFNDLYYVQLGNRLLKPEYATQYNVGVAYSKQFGKGVLSSLNLTVDAYYNEVKDKIIATPTSNQLVWTMVNLGYVEIRGVDVTLNPCFNIGGVALDARLSYTYQKAQDFTKEKDEGWEETVMDGYGDQIPYIPWHSGSAILNASYRKWDFNYSFIYTGERYMLGNNTPANYIQPWYTHDMSLSRNFPFKHAQLRITAEVNNIFNQQYEVVKWYPMPGTNFKIILSLTL, encoded by the coding sequence TTGGCCATTGACGAGGTGACGGTGCTCGGAAAGCAGAACAAGGCTATTGTCCCGGCACAGATCCTCTCCGGCGAGAAGCTGCAAAGGCTCAACTCACACTCCGTATCGGATGCGTTGCGCTATTTTTCCGGTGTGCAGATAAAGGACTACGGAGGTATCGGGGGATTGAAAACCGTTAACATCCGTAGTATGGGCAGCCAGCATGTGGGGGTATTCTACGACGGCATACAGATCGGCAATGCTCAGAACGGGACGGTGGACCTCGGTAAATTCTCGCTCGACAACATGGAATTGGTATCCGTTTATAACGGCCAGAAAAGCGACATATTCCAGTCCGCACGCGATTTCGCCTCGGCAAGTGCGGTATATATGGTGACGCGCAGACCTGTTTTCGAGAGCGGACGCAGAAACCGTTTCAATGTGAAACTCAAAGGCGGTTCCTTCGACCTTATCGACGTTTCCGCCCTTTGGGAGCACCGGATCAGCGAAAACCTTTCGTCGTCGGCCAATATCGAATACCTGAACACTTCCGGCAAATACAAATTTCGCTACCATAAGGACGGCGGCTATGACACCACCGAAGTCAGGCGCAACGGGGATGTCTGGTTTCTTCGCGCCGAGGCTGCTCTTTTCGGCAAGGTAAAGCGCGGAGAATGGCAGGCGAAGGGATATTTCTACAATTCCGAGCGGGGCTATCCCGGTGCAGCCGTAAAAAAGGATTACGGTATTTCATTGCTGAACGAAGACCGGCAGAAAGACCGTAATTTTTTCTTTCAGGGCTCCTTGCGGCAAGAGGTGACGGATTTCTACAGCTATAAAATCCAAGCCAAATACGCCAACGACTATATGAATTACGTCATGCCGCCTGAAAGTACCGTACAACCGATGGATAATCACTATTGGCAGCAGGAGGTCTATGTTACGGCAGCCAATCTGTTCGCTTTCACCCCGTGGTGGACAGCGAATTTGTCTACGGATTTCCAATGGAACAAACTCGATGCGGACGGCACCGATATGTTCAATGCGCATTTCATCGAACCGAGGCGCTATACGTTGCTGGGAGCCATAGCCACATCGGTCAACCTCAAACGATTCAGCGTGCAAGCCAGCCTGCTTTACACATATGTACATGACCGGAGCGCTCGGAGGATGGAAACCGCGCCTGATAAAAACGTATTCTCTCCCACGGTAGTCGCATCGTACCGTCCGTTTGAAAAGATCGGTCTTGACATAAGAGCCTTTTATAAAGAGATATTCCGGATGCCAACTTTCAACGACCTCTATTATGTGCAATTGGGCAACCGGCTTCTGAAGCCGGAATACGCCACCCAATACAATGTGGGGGTTGCCTACTCCAAACAATTCGGCAAAGGAGTGCTGTCGTCGCTCAATCTTACGGTGGATGCCTATTACAACGAGGTAAAAGACAAGATAATCGCCACCCCGACCTCCAACCAGCTCGTCTGGACGATGGTCAACCTCGGATATGTGGAGATACGCGGCGTGGATGTGACGCTCAATCCCTGTTTCAATATAGGCGGCGTGGCATTGGATGCCCGGTTGAGTTATACCTATCAGAAGGCGCAAGACTTCACCAAGGAGAAAGATGAAGGTTGGGAGGAAACCGTTATGGACGGATACGGCGACCAGATACCCTACATTCCGTGGCACAGCGGCTCCGCGATTCTCAACGCCTCCTATCGAAAGTGGGATTTTAACTACAGTTTTATCTACACGGGCGAGCGGTATATGCTCGGAAACAATACTCCGGCCAATTATATCCAGCCGTGGTACACGCACGACATGTCGCTGTCGCGGAATTTTCCATTCAAACACGCTCAGCTTCGTATCACCGCGGAGGTGAATAACATTTTCAACCAGCAATACGAAGTGGTTAAATGGTATCCCATGCCGGGAACCAATTTCAAGATTATTCTAAGTCTTACATTATGA
- a CDS encoding helix-turn-helix domain-containing protein, with protein sequence MENQSGDSISRILTIVLEILEDVRYLKEHRSMLDGDPMLDFSEVCQILHQSERQVRRYREQSRLVGFNFGHRRMYLLSEVQEFIRKMRKQGKLEDLKDSNQ encoded by the coding sequence ATGGAAAATCAATCTGGAGACAGCATTTCTCGTATTCTGACAATCGTTTTGGAGATTTTGGAAGATGTGCGTTATCTGAAAGAACATCGCAGTATGCTTGACGGTGATCCGATGTTGGATTTTTCGGAAGTTTGTCAGATTCTGCATCAGAGTGAGCGTCAGGTTCGGCGCTATAGGGAACAAAGCCGGCTTGTCGGCTTTAATTTCGGGCATCGCAGAATGTATCTGCTCTCCGAAGTGCAGGAGTTTATTCGTAAAATGCGCAAACAGGGGAAACTCGAAGACCTGAAAGACTCGAATCAATAA
- a CDS encoding PL29 family lyase N-terminal domain-containing protein, which translates to MKKLFTLLAIALFGVAMWSCSYDDDDLWKAVDDLDSRMEAMEQAMKSANTDIYALQKLVDALQKNVTVTSVIKNNDGYTITFSNGETATITNGKNGIDAPAISVKKDGDGLYYWTLDGDFILVDGEKIKAQGEDGAPGQNAVSPKLRINTETKEWEMSIDNGTTWTSMGVRAEGTDGDSMFESVDTVSTPGMAVFTLADGGKLEIPMQGALNLAISAKRGIFVYDETQTFTIESKGVERMTWTKPDGWKVSVEGNVLTVVAPAKANSYAETEGVIALIGMAGNFSCMAELTVSAADTHSYTITFEGNDWAKWVACNYNPGKYSTTQLGSPDDYAWVDETTQLTTGRPTGFMNGWGYPWFVCSYNSNSLDQSKYGNYLYDLYVYNPDGVEDSMTGGGRNGSDNFLTTFGYLDFDFPYGDGRPILEFADNKARTIRSLYVNSTCYFYSVATSGNGLSPELTKDVTFYATGFDADGNEIKTITMIFATPEAITKTWTKWDLSELGPIVSLRLNQAGGADNGYGYSLPAYYAVDDITVEW; encoded by the coding sequence ATGAAAAAACTATTTACCCTTTTGGCAATCGCCCTGTTCGGCGTTGCGATGTGGAGCTGCTCGTATGACGACGACGATTTGTGGAAGGCGGTCGATGACCTCGATTCGCGCATGGAAGCTATGGAGCAGGCCATGAAGAGTGCTAACACCGATATCTATGCACTCCAAAAACTGGTCGATGCTTTACAAAAGAATGTAACTGTGACCTCCGTCATCAAAAATAATGACGGATACACAATTACATTCTCCAATGGTGAAACCGCCACGATCACCAACGGAAAAAATGGAATTGATGCTCCCGCTATCTCGGTGAAAAAAGATGGCGACGGCCTTTATTACTGGACGCTCGATGGCGATTTCATACTGGTCGACGGCGAAAAGATCAAGGCGCAGGGTGAGGACGGCGCCCCCGGACAGAATGCCGTGTCCCCGAAATTGCGTATCAATACCGAAACCAAGGAGTGGGAAATGTCGATCGACAATGGTACTACATGGACTTCGATGGGTGTCAGGGCTGAAGGAACGGATGGCGATTCGATGTTCGAGTCGGTGGATACGGTCTCGACCCCCGGTATGGCGGTCTTTACGCTTGCCGACGGCGGAAAACTCGAAATTCCCATGCAAGGTGCGTTGAATCTCGCGATTTCCGCAAAGAGAGGCATATTCGTTTACGATGAGACGCAGACCTTTACGATCGAGAGCAAGGGTGTCGAACGGATGACATGGACTAAACCCGACGGATGGAAAGTTTCGGTCGAAGGCAATGTACTGACGGTTGTAGCGCCGGCCAAAGCGAACAGCTATGCAGAAACGGAGGGTGTGATCGCCTTGATCGGAATGGCCGGGAATTTCTCGTGCATGGCAGAACTGACAGTAAGTGCGGCGGATACGCATAGCTATACAATTACCTTCGAGGGTAACGACTGGGCCAAATGGGTCGCCTGCAACTATAACCCCGGAAAATATTCAACGACACAATTAGGGAGTCCAGACGATTATGCCTGGGTCGATGAAACCACGCAGCTCACTACTGGCCGTCCTACCGGCTTCATGAACGGATGGGGCTATCCTTGGTTCGTATGCTCCTATAATTCCAATTCGCTGGATCAGAGTAAATATGGCAATTATTTATACGATCTGTATGTGTACAATCCCGACGGAGTAGAGGATAGTATGACAGGCGGAGGCCGCAATGGTTCCGATAATTTCCTGACGACATTCGGCTATTTGGATTTTGACTTTCCTTACGGTGATGGACGTCCCATTCTCGAATTTGCCGACAATAAAGCACGGACGATCCGAAGCCTGTACGTCAATTCGACCTGCTATTTCTACTCGGTTGCTACCTCCGGCAACGGACTGTCGCCCGAACTGACCAAAGACGTAACCTTCTACGCTACGGGGTTCGATGCCGACGGCAACGAAATCAAAACCATTACGATGATTTTCGCTACGCCCGAAGCCATCACGAAAACATGGACGAAATGGGATCTTTCCGAACTGGGGCCGATCGTTTCGCTTCGGCTGAACCAGGCTGGCGGCGCCGATAACGGTTACGGTTACTCGCTGCCTGCGTATTATGCAGTGGATGACATTACCGTCGAGTGGTAG
- a CDS encoding IbrB-like domain-containing protein, whose translation MNRYYEHPTEKNFRSPVYNVRAVPVEKIVANSYNPNVVAPPEMKLLELSIWEDGYTMPCVCYYDAERDRYELVDGYHRYLVLKTSKRIYERERGLLPVTVIEKDLSNRMASTIRHNRARGTHNVELMSEIVAELTRARMSDQWIMRHIGMDRDELLRLKQITGLAELFADKEFSIGDADEDVSETVP comes from the coding sequence ATGAATCGCTATTACGAACATCCGACCGAGAAAAACTTCCGGAGCCCTGTCTATAACGTCCGCGCCGTACCGGTGGAGAAGATCGTGGCGAACAGCTACAACCCCAACGTCGTGGCACCGCCCGAAATGAAACTGCTGGAACTGTCTATTTGGGAGGACGGCTACACGATGCCGTGCGTCTGCTATTACGACGCCGAAAGGGACCGTTACGAACTGGTGGACGGCTACCACCGCTATCTGGTGCTCAAAACCTCGAAGCGCATCTACGAACGCGAACGAGGGCTGCTGCCCGTCACCGTGATCGAAAAGGACCTTTCGAACCGCATGGCCTCGACCATCCGCCACAACCGGGCGCGGGGGACGCACAATGTCGAGCTGATGAGCGAGATCGTCGCCGAACTGACCCGCGCCCGGATGTCCGACCAGTGGATCATGCGTCATATCGGCATGGACCGCGACGAGCTGCTGCGTTTGAAACAGATCACGGGCCTCGCCGAACTCTTCGCCGACAAGGAGTTCAGCATCGGAGATGCCGACGAGGACGTGTCCGAAACCGTGCCGTAA
- a CDS encoding DUF4465 domain-containing protein — translation MDWQKWDLSELGKVSRIEFNVTGDSDNGYGFSQPAYFAWDDLAVRFE, via the coding sequence ATCGACTGGCAGAAATGGGATCTTTCCGAACTCGGAAAAGTCAGCCGCATCGAATTCAACGTCACAGGCGACAGCGATAACGGTTATGGGTTCAGCCAGCCGGCATATTTTGCGTGGGACGATCTGGCGGTGAGGTTCGAATAA
- a CDS encoding helix-turn-helix domain-containing protein — protein MECKLIEAAAFDELKSIVNRLHTQATRLAVHTTPGTPNGWLTQEELCRILHVTKRALQYLRQQRKIPYTRLGNKVFFREADIKRMLKLNLIKPKQ, from the coding sequence ATGGAATGCAAACTGATTGAAGCTGCAGCCTTTGACGAATTGAAATCAATCGTCAATCGGCTGCATACCCAAGCAACTCGCCTGGCCGTTCATACCACACCCGGCACCCCGAATGGGTGGCTGACACAGGAAGAGCTATGTCGTATTTTGCATGTCACAAAACGGGCGTTGCAATACCTTCGGCAACAGCGTAAAATTCCCTATACAAGGCTCGGAAATAAGGTCTTTTTTCGAGAAGCGGATATAAAACGAATGCTCAAGTTAAACCTGATCAAACCCAAGCAATGA
- a CDS encoding YncE family protein, producing the protein MMKGFYLKWLAVSIGVLTLAASCRKDDPVLPSEPTLVNPWEQVTGDIYGFFLLNEGNMGTNQASLDYYDYETGVYTRNIYGERNPYEVKDLGDVGNDIQIYGDKLWAVINCSNYVEVMDVNTAKHITKIAIPNCRYLAFKGKYAYVSAYAGPVQIAPDARIGYVAKIDTASLQVVDECIVGYQPEEMAIVGDKLYVANSGGYRVPNYDRTVSVIDLKTFTEEKKIDVAINLHRIQPDNYGNLYVSSRGDYYEIPSKTFIIDTSTDEVAYEFEDLPNTHMTLCRDSLFLYSTEWSYITNDWTVSYAIVNTRTREIVTRNFIKDGTEKRIQTPYGIAVNPNTGEFLVTDAKDYVRAGTLHCFGPDGIRKWSISTGNIPAHIVFTRKKLQPLEE; encoded by the coding sequence ATGATGAAAGGGTTTTATTTAAAATGGCTTGCAGTCTCCATCGGCGTTCTCACACTTGCGGCTTCCTGCCGCAAGGATGACCCGGTGTTGCCCTCCGAGCCGACCTTGGTGAATCCGTGGGAACAGGTTACTGGCGATATATACGGATTTTTTCTGCTCAACGAAGGCAATATGGGAACGAATCAGGCTTCGCTCGACTATTACGACTATGAGACAGGCGTCTACACGCGAAATATTTACGGCGAACGCAACCCGTATGAAGTAAAAGACCTCGGCGACGTGGGAAACGACATTCAAATCTACGGCGACAAACTCTGGGCGGTTATCAATTGTTCCAATTACGTCGAGGTGATGGATGTCAATACAGCCAAACATATCACCAAAATAGCGATTCCCAATTGCCGTTACCTCGCATTCAAAGGCAAATACGCCTATGTGAGCGCCTACGCAGGTCCCGTGCAGATAGCCCCGGACGCCCGGATCGGGTATGTAGCAAAAATCGATACGGCAAGTCTTCAGGTCGTCGATGAGTGCATCGTAGGTTATCAGCCCGAAGAGATGGCCATTGTGGGCGATAAACTCTATGTCGCCAATTCCGGCGGTTACCGTGTTCCGAATTACGACCGTACCGTGTCGGTTATCGACCTGAAAACTTTTACGGAAGAGAAAAAAATAGACGTCGCTATCAACCTTCACCGGATACAGCCGGACAATTACGGCAACCTGTATGTTTCTTCCCGCGGAGACTATTATGAAATACCTTCCAAAACATTCATAATCGACACCTCGACGGACGAGGTTGCATACGAGTTCGAAGACCTGCCCAACACACATATGACCCTGTGTCGGGATTCGCTGTTCCTGTACAGTACCGAATGGAGTTATATAACGAACGATTGGACGGTATCCTATGCCATCGTAAACACGCGCACACGGGAGATCGTTACGCGCAACTTTATCAAAGACGGCACTGAAAAGCGGATCCAGACACCTTACGGAATTGCCGTTAACCCAAACACCGGAGAGTTTCTGGTTACCGACGCCAAAGACTACGTCCGTGCCGGCACCCTGCACTGCTTCGGGCCGGACGGCATACGAAAATGGTCGATAAGCACCGGGAATATACCGGCACATATCGTATTCACCCGTAAAAAATTACAACCTCTGGAAGAGTAA
- a CDS encoding DUF4138 domain-containing protein — MGLIERFPEVDPCNDPTVLRGHQRQRTVFALPKLTISDDKVLLVEIIEKNGARHQTTEIMSRELSNAKVL; from the coding sequence ATGGGACTGATAGAACGTTTTCCCGAAGTCGATCCATGCAATGATCCGACCGTCTTGAGGGGGCATCAGCGTCAGCGGACGGTATTCGCGCTTCCTAAACTCACGATCTCCGATGACAAGGTACTTTTAGTGGAAATCATCGAGAAAAACGGAGCCCGGCATCAGACTACCGAAATAATGAGCCGAGAACTTTCGAATGCCAAGGTGTTATAA
- a CDS encoding S24/S26 family peptidase produces MTTTVEPLPYVSEGIPAGFPSPAADYIGDRIDLNEVLILNPGATYYARVRDYYLVEEELEQGDGILFDTRLC; encoded by the coding sequence ATGACGACAACCGTCGAACCGCTGCCCTACGTCAGCGAGGGCATTCCGGCGGGATTCCCTTCGCCGGCCGCGGACTATATCGGTGACCGCATCGACCTGAACGAAGTCCTCATCCTGAATCCGGGTGCGACATACTATGCCCGCGTTCGGGATTACTATCTGGTCGAGGAGGAGCTGGAGCAGGGCGACGGCATCCTTTTCGACACGCGGCTCTGCTGA